The Phragmites australis chromosome 1, lpPhrAust1.1, whole genome shotgun sequence genomic interval TCCAGCAGCGACCGTAGAGAGCTAACCAAAGGAAGAATTTGCATTTTATCGGGGCCTTTGATTTCCATAGCTACTTCGCCCCAGCTAGCTCGGTCTGTCCATGGAAGAAGGCCCTGTACGCCGATGAGGAGGAGTATTGTTGGTTGGTATTCCAACGCCAGATGAACTTGTCCAGAGCGTCCGTTAGTTCGACCTGTGCTACCATGTCCCAGACATGCAGGAACTCAGAGAGGACAACAACCGTCAGCGATCCCTTGATGTCGCGCACCCACTGTCGATCACGCAAAGCATCAGCCACCGAGCGTGAATGCGCATTGCGCTTACAAACAGCCTGGAACAAATGTGGCATGAGCTATTGAATAGAATTTCCTCCCAGCCATTTTTCAATCCAGAACAACAGCTTGGCACCATTGCCGAGATCGACCAAACAAGAAGCATGAAACATTGAGGTGAAGGTGCTCTCGGCCTTTGCTGGAAGGGAAGTCCAGGTGCGAGAACCGTCCACATGGAGCAACCATTCCCAACGGAGTCAAAGCGCATAGCCGAGGTATGTGAGGTTGAGAATTCCTAATCCTCCAAGAGCGAGCAGGCGGCAAACTCTGGGCCAGGAAACAAGGCACTGCCCGCCAGACACCATGGCGCTGCTGCGCCACACGAATGCACGACAAAGTTTGTCGATTGCTCTCATTGCCCATGGCGGCAAGCAGGTCAAAATGGACATGAAAACAGGGATGGCAGTAAGTGTCGCCTTTGTAAGAAGAACACAGCGACAAGTGGTTGGATGTCGCACTTATGAAGCTTCGTCAGTGATAGTGGGATTCCAAGATACCGAACCGGGAAGGCGACCACTTGAGATTGGAAGAAACACTAGATGGGGACCAAGTCTACATCAGAGCAGCGAATCGGCGAGGCTTGGCATTTGTTCAAGTTTGTGTATAGACCCGAAGCAGCAGCAAAAGCATCAAGAATCGCCTTTGTCAGCACTAGATCCTGCTCACAAGGAGAGATGAAGATCACCAAATCATCCGCATAGAGTGAGGCTCTATTCCTGATCTCAGGCGCCCCCAATCCGAAGAGTTGAAGCTTATTCGCCAGCGTGATCAAAGCATTGAGGGACTCCATCACGAGCACGAACAGAAGCGGTGAAAGCGGATCACCTTGAAGGAGTCCGCGGGTGTGGCAGATGCGGCACCCAACACAACCATTGAGCAAAACCCGAGTACTGGCGGTCGAGAGAATGATGGCAATTTAGTTAATCCACCGACGCGAGAAGCCAAGATGATGGAGCACGTCAAAGAGAAACACCCGAGAAACAGTGTCAAAAGCTTTCGCGATATCCACCCACAACAGCGGACCAGGGCGCTTCTTGCAGTGTAGGAGCATGGTGCCCAGATGAACCACTCTGAAGTTGTCGTGGATTTGGCGACCTTTAATGAAGGTGGATTAATTCAGTTGCACTAGCTGAGGCAACCTTGGCATGAGACGCATAGCGAGCGACTTGGTAAATAATTTACTGAAGTTGTGGATTAAGCTAATTGGGCGGTAATCTTTCAATTCTTGAGCTTCATTCTTCTTTCGCAGTAGGATAATCAGCGAATTATTAACAAGATTGAAGTTGTGGCTATCAAGCGACCAGAAGGCGTTGAAGGCCTTGACAATAATTGGTTTGATCATGCTCCAGGCTGTTTTGTAAAACAACCCTGTAAATCCATCGGGACCCGGGGCCTTCTCGGCAAGAATCTCTTGAATCACCTTCCAAATTTCTGACTCAGAGAAACAAACATCAAGTTCTGTGAGGCTGTGAGCTGGAATTCACATGGAAGGAAAGTTAAGCGCGAGGATCTTGCCTTCTGTGTTCCAAGCACATCGTTAAAGTAGTTGAACACACCCTCCTCTTTCTCACTTTCATTTACTACAGTCATGCCCTACACTTGCAAGGATTGAATGTAATTTTTGCACCGGCGGTGACAAGCCGGCAAGTGGAAGAATTTGGTATTTGCACCCCCCTCGACCAGAAACAGAACCCTTGATCGCTGGTGCGCAATGGAACGCGCCAAAGATGTCAGACCCAAGCACTTAAATTTGAGCTCCTTCTGAAGATCAGCCTCATCAGTGGAGAGTTGCCGCTTGTCCATTGCAAGATCGAGGCGGTAAATGACTTCTTTGGCCACTGCCAACTGCAAGCGAACCTCTCCCCACGAATTTTTTACTCCACCGTTTTAGTGCCTTAGCAGTCATGCGAAGCTTGTAATCCAACGAACGGAATGCATCCGCATTGGCAAGCGGGCAGTGCCATGCCTCACGAATGGTGTCCAAGTAAACAGGAAACCGTGGCCAGATGGACTCAAAGTGGAAGCGATTCTTGAAGGTGGAGTTCATATTTGTGTGTATCAGGAGGAGGTCATGGTCCGAATAGTCCGTGGAGAGGCAGCATAGTCTGTGATAAGGGAAACTGATTTCCTAATCTAGGGAGACAAAGATGTGGTCAATGCGTTCCAGAGTTGGGTGCGAGCGTTCATTACTCCATGTGTAAAGCCGACCATGGAGATGAAGCTCCTTAGCTCAAGATTGTCAAGGAAACGTCGGAAGTGACCCATGGAGCGTCGATGCAAAGCATTGTTGTTCTTGTCTTGCCCTCTGTAGATCATGTTGAAGTTGTCGTAGACCATCCACGGACCAATGCGACCTTGCCTTACATCCTGGAGCTCCTGGAGGAAAGCGACACCAAGTtgatccccctccccccccccccggcaagGATACTTTGACAGTGTGAGAGTAATCCATGAGAGTGACATTGGTAACCGATCAGATATCCGTATGCCACACGACAAGAATTCCACTCCGAGTACTTATTGCAGGAAGAAAGCAATAATCAAAGGCGGAACCTAGCATTCCCAATATGAAGTCATTGTCAATTACATGAAGCTTAGTTTCCTGCAAGCAAAGGAAGTGATGTGTTCTTGATCGATCGTTTCTTGAACAGCATCGTGATGTGCTCGGGCATTAAGGCCACAGACATTCCATACAAGGATATTTTCACAATCCATAGTACTAAAAGTACGACCAGCAACCTAGACGTCACAGACCATTAAGTTGTCCCAGGCGGCACCAAAGTGCTTGAGGTGTCCTGTGGAGGAGAGCACCGGAAGAGTTCCCTTATGGCAGCCTGGTGCGATGCCGATAACGGCATATCGAAAGTGCGCTCGTATTCAGCAACCGCTGCAGCATCCGACGGTTGAGAATCCGAGGTGATGCCAAAGCTTCGCGTAAGAACATTTTGCGCTTGGGTGATAGGGTTGGAGACACGCGATGTTTGCGCGGTGACCCGCTTATTACAGCGAGGAAGTGACACCGTCACAGCATCATTTGGAGCAATGGCCCATGGGTGCCGTCACGGCTGCTGCGTGGCCTGAACCGGTTGTGCTATTTGAGTAGTTACGGTACCAATGAAATCAACCACCACTTTATCAATCGTGGGGGTAGCAATAACATACATAACGGACAGCAGCGCCCGTGATGCCCCAGTAGAGTCAGGAGGGAGTTGAATGGTTTAGAGCAGAACAGACGTCGGAGCATCCGGAGAAAGGTTGCGGATAGGCGCAGGGGCACCTGGGGAACGAGCACGAAGGGCGACAGAGGCTCCAGAGGGAGATCCTGTGTAGACACAGGTTCGTTCGGAGCATCCAGGTCCGGCACGAAAGTACACCGTTAACATCTTAATTTCCTGTGCTTATCTGTCAGACCGTGAAATCTAGGTCACCGGAAGCTCCACAAACATAGGCTGCCCTTACAGTGGTGCTGTGGTGTACAGATCCGTCGCAGCACCGACGACGGCGAGCCAAATCGTTCGTCCGTCGCCTCTCTCATTTTCTCGATGCAAGCATTACCTATCTTGTGACCATTGCCGGCATCTCCATTTCTGCAGTGAACAACGATGTTTGGAGGTTGATTTATTAAACTCACATCGTACGCACTACGCTGTTCGATTAGCATTTAAGCGAAAGGAGTTCTTCTGCGCAAAAATAAACAAAGGGTCATCTGTTGTTAGCAACTTGGACCCAGCTTAGTTGTCTCCGGTTGGTAATCAGTCCCCTACTGACCATGAACTCGCGTTTCCTATATTGTATACTAATATACGATGCACTCGATTCCAATCAGCATCGCCAACTTAATACTGGAAGTCCACTTTAATATTTCATTTCGTTTCAGTtacttttctttaaaaaaagttACTGCATACACTTTGTTTTGCCATCTCTTTTCATCCCCTAAAGCTGACTTGCAGTATTAGATATGATTATACAAGCTAATCCTCCCAAATAAACAAGCTCTGCAGGCTACTCTTTCTACGGATTGGTCGTTACATTACATGGCGTAGAGAGCCGCTTGTAGAGGGAAAATGCAACTCACTCCGGGTATGCACACACCGGTTATTTGTGTGTTCATATGCTTTACAATTCGTAAAAaccataaaatgataaaaaaagatTATTCTATCGGAACAAACGTATacaaaaccaaaatatttacCCATCATACAAAATAACCGAAAAATATGATTATCCCTCCGAAAAAAGGCATAAAAACCAAAACATTAAAAGACCAGATAATGTATCCATCCTATCAAAATGAACACGtaaaaaaccaaaatatttacatatcataaaaatccaaaaaaaatgtGGCTGAtaaaatcataaaactacacTAGAATATAACTACACTGATATATACATTTACAAATTTGCCCTTTTCAGCactttttttttagtttgttttaAGATTAGTATACGAAATATATGAACGATCTAGATAACCAATATGTGCATATCTCGTTCTGGAAATTTCGCTTTGCTTGTAGAGTTTTGCACTTCGATATAAATCCACCTCAGGACTTAGCTGCGCTGCTGCAGGCCGCAGAAGAGAGCGAACCCACACACGTGTACCTTCTACAAATGGACGCTCCTGCGGCTGCGGCGAAGGCTTGCAAGCACATTGTCCTGGTCCACGGCGCGTGCGTCGGCGGCTGGTCCTGGTTCAAGGTGGCCACGCCGCTCCGCGCCGCGGGCTACCGCGTCGACACGCCCGATCTCGCCGCGTCGGGCGTCGACCCCAGGCCGCTGCGGGAGGTGGCCACGTTCCGCAACTACACCGCGCCGCTGCTGGACATCCTCGCTTCGCTCCCGCCCGAGGAGCGCGTCGTGCTCGTCGGCCACAGCCTCGGCGGCGTGAACGTGGCCCTGGCCGCCGAGATGTTCCCGGACaaggtcgccgccgccgtgttCCTCTGCGCCTTCATGCCCGACTGCGCGGCGCGGCCGTCGCACGTGCTCGAAAAGGTGAGGCAACGTATCCGTCAGACTGCTCCCTGCGATTTCGTGACGTGCAGGTCCTTTTCGAGCACCTGCGAAGCGCAATGCCTACTTGTCCGAATCGCACTTCTTTAGCAATTCGCTTAAATTTTACTCTAGCGTTTCACGGAGATAATATTTGTCCTACTCGATCATGTCTTTTCTTCGTTTTTGGTTTCTGAAATGAAGTTCGTGGAGGGGGGTTGGCTGGACTGGATGGACACGGAGATGAAGCCCCAGGATGCAGAGGGAAAGCTACCCACTTCCATGATGTTCGGGCCGCGGATCACACGAGAGAAGCTCTTCCAGCTGTGCTCACCCGAGGTACGTAATGTTACGCACCCCTATATTTGCCTATGCGAGTTTGATTTCTTCGTGTACGTAAGTTAAGTCGCAAGGGGACGTTCGCTAGTACAGGGAAGATAAAATCTAGCCAGCCGGACACGTCATGCATATAATATCGGAATTGCTATGCTTTGTCGGGGTAATTATTTTCTCTTCTGATacccaattttttttctcccttcctcttcatcctcttGGCCTCTTCTCGACCTCCGGCAAGATCTAACTCATCTTCTCGATCTCTGGCAAACTCTAATTATCTATGACTCCGGTGAGGTTAGAGTTTGAGGGTGAGGTTAGGGGCCAGAGTTCACCATGCCTTGAGCTTACAGGGAAGCAAGGGTTGGCAGTTGGAATGTTGTATTGTGATCCGAATTTTTGTTAGTCTAGATAAGGGACGTCTTCGGCTCATATTCTGGAACAGTCTGTATTAGACTAGAGTTGTATGTGTCCAtctctataaatatatcttgtaagctgcaacGAGAGCCAAG includes:
- the LOC133922264 gene encoding salicylic acid-binding protein 2-like; this translates as MDAPAAAAKACKHIVLVHGACVGGWSWFKVATPLRAAGYRVDTPDLAASGVDPRPLREVATFRNYTAPLLDILASLPPEERVVLVGHSLGGVNVALAAEMFPDKVAAAVFLCAFMPDCAARPSHVLEKFVEGGWLDWMDTEMKPQDAEGKLPTSMMFGPRITREKLFQLCSPEDLTLGRSLMRVSSMFVEDLQVQQPYSNARYGSVRKVYIVCTEDYCIVERFQRWMVSNNPVEEVKEIAADHMVMLSRPKELVKCLVEIADKYA